A window of the Zeugodacus cucurbitae isolate PBARC_wt_2022May chromosome 4, idZeuCucr1.2, whole genome shotgun sequence genome harbors these coding sequences:
- the LOC105211552 gene encoding FMRFamide receptor, whose product MTELNATHGFDPNIFHKLKSSQRIKDLLRQEPALLPPADVVVDSSTHDYDAAPINLQDFIQSVSDSNVFVEYIAPTDSTTFSLGSSVANDGTLFPQLTNNFTFHDFYSNQSNATLCKDVYHPDDDTRLEFWVCGVVLNIVGTFGIIGNIISMIILSRPQMRSSINYLLIGLARCDTTLIITSMLLFGIPCVYPYSGYFFYYYNYVYPFISPSIFPIGLTAQTASIYMTFTVTLERYVAVCHPLKSRALCTYGRAKIYFIVCCTLSLIYNLPRFWEVTTVSYQPEGSEIVYHCLRPSPLRQNQTYINIYIHWCYLIINYIIPFLTLAILNCLIYRQVKRANRERQRLSRSEKREIGLATMLIFIVIVFFLLNFLALVVNIDEAFYNKIDHSLTKISNLLVTINSSANFLIYVIFGEKFKRIFLLIFFKRRLSRDQPDLIHYESSISNNGDGTINHRSSGRFSRHGTQRSTTGTYLVTGGGSNNSTLKNVRLVQTGSPGVVKIKRNRAPSPGPVVYYPARDIQRSTVVNPVALASNNNTALSCDWVDGKNGQMTSGI is encoded by the coding sequence ATGACTGAACTCAATGCGACGCACGGATTCGACCCgaacatttttcataaactaAAGTCATCACAACGCATAAAGGATCTGCTACGCCAAGAGCCTGCTTTGCTACCGCCCGCCGATGTTGTTGTCGATAGTTCGACGCACGATTACGATGCGGCGCCGATCAATTTGCAAGATTTCATACAGAGTGTGTCGGACAGCAACGTCTTCGTCGAGTATATTGCACCCACAGATTCCACGACATTCTCGCTCGGCAGCAGCGTTGCGAATGATGGCACACTCTTTCCCCAGTTGACAAATAATTTTACCTTCCACGATTTCTACAGCAATCAATCCAATGCCACATTATGCAAGGACGTCTATCATCCAGACGACGACACCCGCCTAGAGTTCTGGGTTTGTGGCGTTGTCTTGAATATTGTCGGCACATTCGGTATTATTGGCAATATCATCTCCATGATCATATTGTCTCGTCCTCAAATGCGATCCAGCATAAACTATTTACTCATTGGCTTGGCGCGTTGTGATACCACTTTGATCATCACATCCATGCTGCTCTTTGGCATACCCTGTGTCTATCCATATTCAGGATATTTCTTCTATTATTACAACTACGTTTATCCGTTTATATCGCCATCGATTTTCCCAATCGGTCTGACGGCGCAAACAGCTAGCATATACATGACGTTCACTGTGACTTTGGAGCGTTATGTGGCCGTATGCCATCCACTTAAGTCACGTGCACTCTGTACTTATGGACGTGCTAAGATCtactttattgtttgttgtacatTATCGCTGATCTACAACCTACCACGCTTTTGGGAAGTTACGACGGTCAGCTATCAGCCTGAGGGCAGTGAGATAGTGTACCACTGCTTGCGTCCGTCGCCTTTAAGACAAAATCAGACCTACATCAATATCTACATACATTGGTGTTATCTGATTATCAATTACATCATACCATTCCTCACATTGGCCATACTCAATTGCCTAATCTACCGCCAGGTGAAGCGTGCAAATCGCGAACGCCAGCGGTTATCGCGCTCCGAAAAGCGTGAGATTGGCTTGGCTACCATGTTGATCTTCATCGTGATTGTatttttcctcttaaattttcttgcgcttgtcgtaaatatcgaTGAAGCATTCTACAATAAAATCGatcactcactaacgaaaatctCCAATTTGCTGGTGACGATCAACAGTAGTGCGAATTTCTTAATTTATGTCATTTTCGGCGAGAAGTTCAAACGTATTTTcctgttgatttttttcaaacGCCGCCTCAGCCGCGACCAACCCGATCTTATTCACTACGAGAGTTCTATATCGAACAACGGTGACGGCACAATAAATCATCGTTCATCGGGCCGATTTTCACGACACGGTACGCAGCGCAGTACAACAGGCACGTACCTGGTGACCGGAGGCGGCTCGAACAACAGTACTTTGAAGAATGTGCGTTTGGTGCAGACAGGATCGCCCGGTGTGGTGAAGATCAAACGCAATCGGGCACCTTCGCCGGGGCCGGTTGTGTACTACCCAGCACGCGACATTCAACGCTCGACTGTTGTGAACCCAGTGGCGTTAGCGTcgaacaacaacacagcactaAGCTGTGATTGGGTCGATGGAAAGAACGGGCAGATGACTTCGGGCATCTGA